From a region of the Arachis ipaensis cultivar K30076 chromosome B09, Araip1.1, whole genome shotgun sequence genome:
- the LOC107619623 gene encoding uncharacterized protein LOC107619623, translated as MAKAIISLFLEHLLDDLNKNGIEGEAYKDALDLSGILPNKAAFCDAAEPWQLGFQDAISPMMQGIIDLHHDIFFFLILILVFVSRILVRALWHFHYQKNPIPQRIVHGTTIEILRTIFPSIIPMFIAIPSFALLYSMDEVVVDPAITIKAIGHQWYRTYEYSDYNSSDEQSLTFDSYTIPEDDLELGQSRLLEVDNRVVVPAKTHLRIIVTPADVPHSWAVPSLGVKCDAVPGRLNQISISVQREGVYYGQCSEICGTNHAFTPIVVEAVPSKDYGSRVSNQLIPQTTGEA; from the coding sequence ATGGCGAAAGCAATAATATCCCTTTTTCTGGAGCACCTGTTAGATGATTTGAACAAAAACGGAATAGAAGGTGAAGCCTATAAGGATGCCCTGGATCTATCGGGTATATTACCCAATAAAGCAGCTTTTTGTGATGCAGCGGAGCCATGGCAATTAGGATTTCAAGACGCAATAAGTCCTATGATGCAAGGAATAATCGATTTACATCACGATATCTTTTTCTTCCTCATTCTGATTTTGGTTTTCGTATCACGGATCTTGGTTCGCGCTTTATGGCATTTCCACTATCAAAAAAACCCAATCCCGCAAAGGATTGTTCATGGAACTACTATCGAGATTCTTCGGACCATATTTCCTAGTATCATCCCGATGTTCATTGCTATCCCATCATTTGCTCTGTTATACTCAATGGACGAGGTAGTAGTAGATCCAGCCATTACTATCAAAGCTATTGGACATCAATGGTATCGGACTTATGAGTATTCAGACTATAACAGTTCTGATGAACAGTCACTCACTTTTGATAGTTATACGATTCCAGAAGATGATCTAGAATTGGGTCAATCACGTTTATTAGAAGTGGACAATAGAGTGGTTGTACCAGCCAAAACTCATCTACGTATTATTGTAACACCTGCTGATGTACCTCATAGTTGGGCTGTACCTTCCTTAGGTGTCAAATGTGATGCTGTACCTGGTCGTTTAAATCAGATCTCTATTTCAGTGCAACGAGAAGGGGTTTACTATGGTCAGTGCAGTGAGATTTGTGGAACTAATCATGCCTTTACGCCTATCGTCGTAGAAGCTGTTCCTAGTAAAGATTATGGTTCTCGGGTATCCAATCAATTAATCCCACAAACAACAGGggaagcttaa